The Nitrogeniibacter aestuarii genome has a window encoding:
- a CDS encoding diguanylate cyclase domain-containing protein: MPIPVSALIASPRRLLAAILLFVALDLSVLVTNLWIAHQVAEDAVAINMAGRQRMLSQRMTKSLLLAANSSAPEHADLAAEEFISAYSLFNQTLEAFAHGGQTLGGDGKTVQLHAVDGAASEYIAEARRLLKPLTVQLVDHAKTDAVWAPAATYMVSTNVEILQLMNRLTSRLEHDSVQRTEQLRVIQTLAFLLALGNFIAIVIGLTRRHKEMENEKEHWQQLARHDALTGLTNRKGFFEAAERVLSRAQRESECGALFLLDLDGFKPINDTLGHPIGDHVLKNFGDRLQSIARQSDVTARLGGDEFVLLCPGLQGASTIDSVCERIVDAVRSVGPMSVNGKSLGVSIGVAHYTPDSYDINALIAAADRAMYEAKRSGSNLWRTQVTNSAIPKDAQSQ; encoded by the coding sequence ATGCCCATCCCCGTCAGTGCTCTGATCGCTTCCCCGCGACGCCTGCTTGCGGCAATCCTCCTGTTCGTGGCACTGGACCTTTCCGTCCTCGTCACCAACCTGTGGATCGCCCATCAGGTGGCTGAGGATGCTGTGGCCATCAACATGGCCGGGCGCCAGCGCATGCTCTCCCAGCGCATGACCAAATCACTCTTGCTGGCCGCAAACTCCAGCGCCCCCGAGCATGCCGACCTCGCCGCCGAAGAGTTCATTTCGGCTTACTCCCTGTTCAATCAGACACTTGAAGCCTTCGCTCACGGTGGCCAGACACTTGGCGGCGACGGCAAGACGGTGCAATTGCATGCCGTCGACGGCGCCGCCAGCGAGTACATCGCCGAAGCCCGCCGCCTGCTCAAGCCGCTCACCGTGCAATTGGTGGATCACGCGAAGACGGACGCTGTGTGGGCACCAGCCGCCACCTACATGGTCAGCACCAACGTTGAAATCCTCCAGCTGATGAACCGGCTGACCTCCCGCCTGGAGCACGATTCCGTCCAACGGACCGAGCAGCTTCGCGTCATCCAGACGCTCGCGTTCCTGCTCGCACTGGGTAATTTCATCGCCATCGTCATCGGCCTGACCCGCCGCCACAAAGAGATGGAGAACGAAAAAGAGCATTGGCAGCAACTCGCTCGCCACGACGCGCTCACTGGCCTGACCAACCGCAAGGGGTTTTTCGAAGCCGCGGAACGGGTCCTCAGCCGCGCTCAGCGCGAATCGGAGTGCGGCGCCCTGTTCCTGCTCGACCTCGACGGCTTCAAACCCATCAATGACACCCTCGGCCACCCGATCGGCGATCATGTACTGAAGAACTTCGGTGATCGCCTTCAGAGCATCGCCCGCCAATCGGATGTGACAGCACGGCTCGGAGGCGACGAGTTCGTTCTGCTGTGCCCCGGCCTTCAGGGCGCATCGACCATCGACAGCGTGTGCGAGCGCATTGTTGACGCGGTGCGCAGCGTCGGCCCCATGTCGGTGAATGGAAAGTCGCTGGGCGTGAGCATCGGCGTCGCACATTACACGCCCGACAGTTACGACATCAACGCCCTGATTGCCGCAGCAGATCGAGCCATGTATGAAGCCAAGCGCAGTGGCAGCAACCTGTGGCGCACGCAGGTGACGAATTCCGCAATACCCAAGGACGCTCAGTCGCAATGA
- a CDS encoding phosphoglycerate kinase, with translation MQVKKLQDLDVAGKRVFIRADLNVPQDEAGNITEDTRIRASIPSIQYCLDKGAAVMVTSHLGRPTEGTVGPDDTLAPIAVRLGQLLGKPVKLVSDWVDGGVEVEPGQIVLLENCRCNKGEKKDDETLSKKMAALCDIYVNDAFGTAHRAQATTHGIARFAPVACAGMLMGAEIDALSKALHAPARPLVAIVGGAKVSTKLTILKTLADKVDQLIVGGGIANTFLLAAGHNIGESLAEPEMVKEAKEVMDIMAARGAEVPLPTDVVVADEVSALARANRVAIDDVADHDRILDFGPKSAAKLADIIAHAGTIVWNGPVGVFEYNQFAGGTKMMASAIAHSEAFSIAGGGDTLAAIAKFDIAGDVGYISTGGGAFLEFLEGKTLPAIEALEARFND, from the coding sequence ATGCAAGTCAAAAAGCTTCAGGACCTGGACGTTGCCGGCAAGCGCGTCTTCATCCGTGCCGACCTGAACGTGCCGCAGGACGAGGCCGGCAACATCACCGAAGACACCCGCATTCGCGCCTCGATTCCCTCCATCCAGTACTGCCTCGACAAGGGCGCGGCGGTGATGGTCACCTCCCACCTGGGACGCCCCACCGAAGGCACCGTGGGCCCCGACGACACCCTGGCGCCCATCGCAGTGCGTCTGGGTCAGCTGCTGGGCAAGCCGGTCAAGCTCGTGTCCGACTGGGTGGATGGTGGCGTCGAGGTCGAACCGGGCCAGATCGTCCTGCTCGAGAACTGCCGCTGCAACAAGGGCGAAAAGAAGGATGACGAGACGCTGTCGAAGAAGATGGCCGCGCTGTGCGACATTTACGTCAACGACGCCTTCGGCACGGCCCACCGCGCCCAGGCCACGACCCACGGCATCGCACGCTTTGCCCCGGTCGCCTGCGCCGGCATGCTGATGGGCGCCGAGATCGACGCGCTCTCCAAGGCTCTGCACGCCCCGGCACGTCCGCTGGTGGCCATTGTCGGTGGTGCCAAGGTATCGACCAAGCTGACCATCCTCAAGACGCTGGCCGACAAGGTCGATCAGTTGATCGTCGGTGGCGGCATCGCCAACACCTTCCTGCTGGCCGCCGGGCATAACATCGGTGAATCGCTGGCCGAACCCGAAATGGTCAAGGAAGCCAAAGAGGTCATGGACATCATGGCCGCCCGTGGCGCCGAAGTCCCCCTGCCCACCGACGTGGTCGTGGCCGACGAGGTGTCTGCGCTGGCCCGTGCCAACCGCGTCGCCATTGATGACGTGGCCGATCACGACCGCATTCTCGACTTTGGCCCCAAGAGTGCCGCCAAGCTCGCCGACATCATCGCTCATGCCGGCACCATCGTCTGGAACGGCCCGGTCGGCGTTTTCGAGTACAACCAGTTTGCCGGTGGCACCAAGATGATGGCCTCGGCCATTGCCCACTCCGAAGCCTTCTCAATCGCGGGCGGCGGTGACACGCTGGCCGCGATTGCCAAGTTCGACATCGCTGGCGACGTGGGTTACATCTCCACGGGTGGTGGCGCCTTCCTCGAGTTTCTCGAAGGCAAGACCCTGCCGGCCATCGAAGCACTCGAAGCGCGCTTCAACGACTGA
- a CDS encoding type I glyceraldehyde-3-phosphate dehydrogenase: MTVRIAINGYGRIGRCFLRALYESPRRDQWQVVAINEPADLASIEYLTRFDSTHGRFPGVVDVAEGALRIDGEPIVVTHATRPEDVDWAALGIDVLVECSGRYGTREDLTRFIQAGCPRVLLSQPGQSAEAVDATTVFGVNHDDLKGTETIVSNASCTTNAVVPVLGLLDAAFGVDHALLTTLHSVMNDQPLIDGYHDKDLRRTRSAMQSIIPVATGLARGVERLLPQLTGRVQAKAIRVPTLNVSAIELTLTLHQPVDTQRLNRLVADAAHGRFANLLAYTEQAHASIDFNHDPHSAVIDGGQTLVSGDRLATMLLWFDNEWGFASRMVDVLSHWHPRWQH; the protein is encoded by the coding sequence ATGACCGTCCGCATCGCCATCAACGGTTACGGCCGCATTGGCCGTTGCTTCCTGCGCGCGCTGTATGAATCGCCGCGTCGCGATCAATGGCAAGTCGTGGCCATCAATGAACCGGCCGACCTGGCCAGTATCGAATACCTAACACGCTTCGACTCCACTCACGGCCGTTTTCCCGGTGTCGTGGATGTGGCCGAGGGCGCACTTCGCATCGATGGCGAGCCCATCGTGGTCACTCACGCCACGCGCCCGGAGGATGTCGATTGGGCAGCCCTCGGTATTGACGTGCTCGTCGAATGCTCCGGACGCTACGGCACCCGTGAAGACCTGACCCGGTTCATCCAGGCCGGCTGCCCGCGTGTGCTGCTCTCGCAGCCGGGCCAGAGCGCCGAGGCCGTGGATGCCACGACCGTGTTCGGGGTCAATCACGACGACCTCAAGGGTACCGAAACCATCGTCTCGAACGCCTCCTGCACCACCAATGCCGTCGTGCCGGTGCTGGGCCTGCTGGACGCTGCGTTTGGCGTCGACCATGCCCTGCTGACCACCTTGCACTCGGTGATGAACGATCAGCCCTTGATCGACGGCTATCACGACAAGGATCTGCGACGCACCCGCTCCGCCATGCAGTCGATCATCCCGGTGGCTACCGGGCTGGCGCGCGGCGTCGAGCGTCTGTTGCCACAGCTGACGGGCCGCGTTCAGGCCAAGGCCATCCGCGTACCCACCCTCAACGTGTCGGCCATCGAACTGACGCTGACTCTGCACCAGCCGGTCGACACCCAGCGCCTGAACCGGCTCGTGGCCGATGCCGCGCACGGACGTTTTGCCAATCTGCTCGCCTATACCGAGCAGGCGCATGCCTCGATCGATTTCAATCACGACCCCCACTCGGCCGTCATCGACGGCGGCCAGACCCTGGTCAGCGGCGACCGGCTCGCCACCATGCTGCTGTGGTTCGACAACGAGTGGGGTTTTGCCAGCCGGATGGTGGACGTGCTTTCGCACTGGCACCCTCGCTGGCAACACTGA
- the gap gene encoding type I glyceraldehyde-3-phosphate dehydrogenase — MSIKVAINGFGRIGRCTLRAIYELGLQNELEVVAINASGDLATNAHLLKYDTTHGRFATSVSTEGENCIIIDGKPIAFYSTKDPKGVNWGDHGVDVLMECTGAYTTKAKAQQLLDMGAKRVLISAPGGDDVDATVVMGVNEEVLTAGMTVVSNASCTTNCLAPVAKVLENNIGIKQGLMTTVHAYTNDQVTVDVRHKDLRRARAAAQNIIPTKTGAAKAVGLVLPQLKGKVDGFALRVPTVNVSLVDLTFTAERPTSKEEINELMIAAANGPLKGIMAVNDEPLVSSDFNHTTVSSTFDLTQTRVIDGNLVKVLAWYDNEWGYSCRMLDAARAFAAAK; from the coding sequence ATGAGCATCAAAGTCGCAATCAACGGTTTCGGTCGAATCGGTCGCTGCACGCTGCGGGCCATTTACGAACTGGGCCTGCAGAACGAGCTGGAAGTGGTCGCCATCAACGCCTCCGGCGATCTGGCCACCAACGCCCACCTGCTCAAGTACGACACCACCCACGGTCGTTTCGCCACTTCGGTGAGCACCGAAGGCGAGAACTGCATCATCATCGACGGCAAGCCGATCGCCTTCTACTCCACCAAGGATCCGAAGGGCGTGAACTGGGGTGACCATGGCGTGGACGTGCTCATGGAGTGCACCGGTGCCTACACCACCAAGGCCAAGGCGCAGCAGCTGCTGGACATGGGCGCCAAGCGTGTGCTGATCTCCGCCCCGGGCGGTGACGATGTGGACGCCACCGTGGTGATGGGTGTGAACGAAGAAGTGCTGACCGCCGGCATGACCGTGGTCTCCAATGCCTCTTGCACCACCAACTGCCTGGCTCCGGTCGCCAAGGTGCTGGAAAACAACATCGGCATCAAGCAGGGCCTGATGACCACCGTGCACGCCTACACCAACGATCAGGTGACCGTGGACGTGCGCCACAAGGACCTGCGTCGTGCCCGTGCCGCGGCCCAGAACATCATCCCGACCAAGACGGGTGCCGCCAAGGCCGTGGGTCTGGTGCTGCCTCAGCTCAAGGGCAAGGTCGATGGCTTCGCCCTGCGCGTGCCGACCGTGAATGTGTCGCTGGTGGATCTGACCTTCACCGCCGAGCGTCCGACCTCCAAGGAAGAGATCAACGAACTGATGATCGCGGCCGCCAACGGTCCGCTCAAGGGCATCATGGCCGTCAATGACGAGCCGCTGGTGTCCAGCGACTTCAACCACACCACGGTGTCCTCCACCTTCGACCTGACCCAGACCCGCGTCATCGACGGCAATCTGGTCAAGGTGCTGGCCTGGTACGACAACGAGTGGGGCTACTCCTGCCGCATGCTGGACGCCGCCCGCGCGTTCGCCGCTGCCAAGTAA
- the tkt gene encoding transketolase has product MSVERNITAPQFNPITGAIRALAMDAVQKAKSGHPGAPMGMAEIAEVLWRHHLKHNPANPDWADRDRFVLSNGHGSMLIYALLHLTGYDLSIDDLKNFRQLHSKTPGHPEYGYAPGIETTTGPLGQGITNAVGMALAEKVLADEFNQPGHDIVDHRTWVFLGDGCLMEGISHEACSLAGTWGLGKLTAFYDDNNISIDGHVDGWFTDDTPKRFEAYGWQVIRDVQGHDPVAIQAAVEQAKSNTTQPTLICCKTVIGAGAPNKQGGHDVHGAPLGDAEIAATREYIGWSHPPFEIPDDVYAAWNAREAGAQAEAEWNARFAAYRAAHPDLAAEFERRMSGKLPSDWTAHVDAVLDQVTDKAETIATRKASQNSIEAFAPKLPELLGGSADLAGSNLTLWSGAKGVSREHGGNYVYYGVREFGMAAIANGAALHGGLIPYTATFLMFSEYARNALRMAALMKIRQLFVFTHDSIGLGEDGPTHQPVEQIATLRYIPNMDVWRPCDTTESAMAWACAIERADGPSTLCFSRQNLPFQPRSAAQVSGIRRGGYVLSEAGNASRGEAPHAVIIATGSEVALAMEAQAKLAEVGTFVSVVSMPSTNVFDRQEAAYKASVLPAGAPRVAIEAGVTDFWRKYVGLEGAVIGIDRFGESAPAGQLFKEFGITSDAVVDAVRTLVG; this is encoded by the coding sequence ATGTCAGTCGAGCGCAACATCACCGCCCCCCAGTTCAATCCCATCACCGGTGCCATTCGCGCCCTGGCGATGGACGCCGTCCAGAAGGCCAAATCGGGCCACCCGGGCGCACCCATGGGGATGGCGGAAATCGCCGAAGTGTTGTGGCGCCATCATCTCAAGCACAACCCGGCCAACCCGGACTGGGCCGATCGCGACCGCTTCGTGCTGTCCAACGGTCACGGCTCCATGCTCATCTATGCGCTGCTGCATCTGACCGGCTACGATCTGTCCATTGACGATCTGAAAAACTTCCGTCAGCTACACAGCAAGACCCCGGGGCACCCGGAATACGGCTACGCGCCCGGCATCGAAACCACCACCGGCCCGCTCGGCCAGGGCATCACCAACGCGGTCGGCATGGCGCTGGCCGAAAAAGTGCTGGCGGACGAATTCAACCAGCCAGGACACGACATCGTCGATCACCGCACCTGGGTGTTCCTGGGTGATGGCTGCCTGATGGAAGGCATCTCCCACGAAGCCTGCTCGCTGGCCGGCACCTGGGGGCTGGGCAAGCTGACCGCCTTCTACGACGACAACAACATCTCCATCGACGGCCATGTGGACGGCTGGTTCACCGACGACACGCCCAAGCGTTTCGAAGCCTACGGCTGGCAGGTGATCCGTGATGTGCAGGGCCACGACCCGGTCGCCATCCAGGCGGCCGTCGAACAGGCCAAGTCCAACACCACCCAGCCGACCCTGATCTGCTGCAAAACGGTCATCGGCGCGGGCGCCCCCAACAAGCAGGGTGGCCACGACGTGCACGGCGCCCCCTTGGGGGATGCCGAAATCGCCGCCACGCGCGAGTACATTGGTTGGAGCCACCCGCCGTTCGAAATCCCCGACGACGTGTACGCGGCCTGGAACGCACGTGAAGCCGGCGCACAGGCTGAGGCCGAGTGGAACGCGCGCTTTGCCGCCTACCGTGCTGCGCATCCTGATCTGGCCGCCGAATTCGAGCGCCGGATGAGCGGCAAACTGCCGAGCGACTGGACCGCCCATGTGGATGCCGTGCTCGACCAGGTCACCGACAAAGCCGAGACCATCGCCACCCGCAAGGCCAGCCAGAACAGCATCGAAGCCTTTGCCCCGAAGCTGCCGGAACTGCTCGGCGGCTCAGCCGATCTGGCCGGCTCCAACCTGACCCTGTGGTCCGGCGCCAAGGGCGTCAGTCGTGAGCATGGCGGCAACTACGTGTATTACGGCGTGCGCGAGTTCGGCATGGCCGCCATCGCCAACGGCGCGGCCCTGCACGGCGGCCTCATCCCCTACACTGCCACCTTCCTGATGTTCAGCGAGTACGCGCGCAATGCGCTGCGCATGGCTGCGCTCATGAAGATCCGTCAGTTGTTCGTCTTCACCCACGACTCCATCGGCCTGGGCGAAGATGGCCCGACCCACCAGCCGGTCGAGCAGATCGCCACCCTGCGCTACATCCCCAACATGGATGTCTGGCGCCCGTGCGACACGACCGAATCCGCCATGGCCTGGGCCTGCGCCATCGAGCGAGCCGATGGCCCCAGCACCCTGTGCTTCTCGCGTCAGAACCTGCCGTTCCAGCCGCGCTCTGCCGCGCAGGTGAGCGGCATCCGTCGCGGTGGCTACGTATTGTCCGAAGCCGGCAATGCCTCACGCGGTGAAGCGCCCCACGCCGTTATCATCGCCACAGGCTCGGAAGTCGCGCTGGCCATGGAGGCACAGGCCAAACTGGCCGAGGTGGGCACCTTCGTGTCGGTGGTGTCCATGCCCAGTACCAATGTATTCGATCGCCAGGAAGCCGCCTACAAGGCCTCTGTCCTGCCCGCGGGTGCTCCCCGCGTGGCCATCGAGGCCGGTGTGACCGACTTCTGGCGCAAGTACGTAGGCCTTGAAGGCGCTGTGATCGGTATCGACCGCTTCGGCGAGTCGGCACCGGCCGGGCAGCTTTTCAAGGAATTCGGCATCACCAGCGATGCCGTCGTCGATGCCGTGCGCACCCTGGTGGGTTGA
- a CDS encoding phosphoribulokinase produces MSMKHPIIAVTGSSGAGTTTVKHTFEAIFHRENVNAAIVEGDSFHRYTRDEMKREIEQAEAQNKRGISHFGPESNKLDLLEQLFRSYGDSATGRRRYYIHDEAQAVQTGLPMGSFTEWEDLPVGTDCLFYEGLHGAVVTEEVDVARHVDLLIGVVPTINLEWIQKLHRDTRVRGYSKEAVQDTVLRRMHDYVHFIVPQFSRTHINFQRVPVVDTSNPFSARDVPTLEESMVVIRFKDPRGVDFPYLLRMLHDSFMSRANTIVVPGGRLDLAMQLILTPLIWKLMERRRQWV; encoded by the coding sequence ATGTCCATGAAGCATCCGATCATCGCCGTGACCGGCTCGTCGGGCGCGGGCACCACCACGGTCAAGCACACGTTCGAGGCGATCTTTCATCGCGAAAACGTCAATGCCGCCATCGTGGAGGGTGACAGCTTCCATCGCTATACCCGCGACGAGATGAAGCGGGAAATCGAGCAGGCCGAAGCGCAGAACAAACGCGGCATCAGCCATTTCGGCCCCGAGTCGAACAAGCTCGACCTGCTGGAGCAGTTGTTCCGCTCCTACGGTGATTCGGCCACCGGGCGGCGGCGCTATTACATCCACGACGAAGCGCAGGCGGTACAGACAGGACTGCCGATGGGCTCCTTCACCGAGTGGGAAGACCTGCCGGTGGGCACCGACTGCCTGTTCTACGAAGGCCTGCATGGCGCCGTGGTGACTGAAGAGGTCGACGTGGCACGCCATGTGGACCTGCTCATTGGTGTGGTGCCGACGATCAACCTGGAGTGGATCCAGAAGCTGCATCGGGACACCCGGGTGCGCGGTTACTCGAAGGAAGCCGTTCAGGACACGGTGCTGCGACGGATGCACGACTACGTCCACTTCATCGTGCCGCAGTTCTCACGCACCCACATCAACTTCCAGCGCGTGCCGGTGGTGGACACCTCCAACCCGTTTTCGGCGCGCGACGTACCGACGCTGGAAGAATCGATGGTCGTGATTCGTTTCAAGGATCCACGCGGGGTGGACTTCCCTTACCTGCTGCGCATGCTGCACGACTCGTTCATGTCGCGCGCCAATACCATTGTCGTGCCCGGCGGTCGGCTCGACCTGGCCATGCAGTTGATCCTCACCCCGCTGATCTGGAAGCTCATGGAGCGCCGACGCCAGTGGGTGTAA
- a CDS encoding inositol monophosphatase family protein has protein sequence MNTAAKRLSRAHALESLVREIAREAILPRYLNVARRRKSDGSLFTEADLESQRLLEKALPNLAPGPVLGEEMTQEEQAHLWAEGKRGLWCIDPIDGTTNFANGIPFFAVSVAYLMDHKPLFGVVYNPATDESFYAARGAGAFLNGSELPLREPAPELKDAVAGVDFKRISNHLGDELAVRPPYYSQRNFGSSALEWCFVAAGRLDVYLHGGQMLWDYAAGHLILEEAGGTAVSLDGGDLLAGPAVKRGVIAASCPSLFTEWRTWLQNH, from the coding sequence ATGAACACCGCCGCCAAGCGCCTGTCCCGCGCCCACGCCCTTGAGTCCCTCGTTCGCGAAATCGCCCGGGAGGCCATCCTGCCGCGCTATCTGAACGTCGCCCGCCGTCGCAAGAGTGACGGTTCACTGTTCACCGAGGCCGATCTGGAATCCCAGCGACTGCTCGAAAAAGCCTTGCCCAACCTCGCGCCGGGTCCGGTCCTGGGCGAAGAGATGACGCAAGAGGAGCAGGCGCACCTGTGGGCCGAGGGCAAACGCGGCCTCTGGTGCATCGACCCGATCGACGGCACCACGAACTTCGCCAATGGCATTCCGTTCTTTGCCGTCTCGGTGGCCTATCTCATGGACCACAAACCGCTGTTCGGCGTGGTCTATAACCCGGCGACGGACGAATCGTTCTACGCCGCGCGGGGGGCCGGCGCGTTCCTCAACGGATCGGAACTTCCGCTACGCGAGCCCGCGCCCGAACTGAAAGACGCCGTCGCCGGCGTTGACTTCAAGCGCATCAGCAACCATCTGGGCGATGAACTGGCCGTGCGCCCTCCCTATTACTCTCAGCGCAACTTCGGTTCCAGCGCGCTCGAATGGTGTTTCGTGGCCGCAGGTAGACTGGATGTCTACCTGCATGGTGGGCAGATGCTGTGGGATTACGCCGCAGGGCATCTCATTCTCGAAGAAGCGGGTGGCACCGCGGTCTCGCTCGATGGCGGCGACCTGCTGGCCGGCCCGGCGGTCAAACGAGGTGTCATTGCCGCCTCCTGCCCGAGCCTGTTTACCGAGTGGCGCACCTGGCTGCAGAACCACTGA
- a CDS encoding 16S rRNA (uracil(1498)-N(3))-methyltransferase, which produces MIFRFFCPIPLVAGDCVELPEAAAHHAARVLRLSPGAAVVLFDGEGGACAGTIAAVKPRVTVDLLQALPAEPPSPVRVTLVQALAAADKMDWVIQKAVELGVSAIVPVAAKRSILRLDGARAEKRMAHWRNIVVSACEQCGRNTMPELAPIQPLGQWLAKAQGGWVLAPGAVQPLREQARPAADLTIYVGPESGWEEAELTAMAARCIEPVQLGPRVLRTETAGLAALSAIQALWGDF; this is translated from the coding sequence ATGATTTTTCGCTTCTTTTGCCCAATCCCGCTCGTGGCGGGCGATTGCGTCGAGCTTCCTGAGGCCGCGGCGCATCATGCAGCGCGTGTTCTCAGGCTGTCGCCGGGTGCGGCGGTCGTGCTCTTCGACGGGGAGGGCGGGGCATGTGCCGGCACCATTGCTGCGGTCAAACCCCGCGTGACGGTCGATCTCCTGCAGGCTCTGCCCGCAGAGCCGCCATCGCCGGTACGCGTGACGCTTGTGCAAGCGTTGGCCGCGGCCGACAAGATGGACTGGGTGATTCAGAAAGCGGTTGAACTGGGGGTGAGCGCCATCGTGCCAGTGGCGGCGAAGCGCTCCATCCTCAGACTCGATGGTGCCCGTGCTGAAAAGCGCATGGCTCACTGGCGCAACATCGTCGTTTCCGCCTGCGAGCAATGCGGGCGCAATACCATGCCCGAACTTGCGCCCATTCAGCCACTGGGCCAATGGCTGGCCAAGGCGCAGGGGGGCTGGGTGTTGGCGCCTGGCGCCGTTCAGCCGCTGCGTGAACAGGCCCGCCCGGCGGCTGACCTGACGATTTACGTGGGGCCGGAAAGCGGTTGGGAAGAGGCGGAGCTCACGGCCATGGCAGCGCGCTGTATCGAACCGGTGCAACTGGGCCCACGTGTATTGCGCACCGAGACGGCCGGCCTGGCTGCCCTGTCGGCCATCCAAGCCCTCTGGGGCGATTTTTGA
- the pap gene encoding polyphosphate:AMP phosphotransferase, protein MFESAELGHRVDKAAYEAEVPELRTQLLDAQFDLLESAGFAVVILVNGVDAAGKGETVKLLNEWLDPRHVMTRAFDAPSSEEQERPPMWRFWRALPPKGKIGVLFGNWYEGPINARVEKDIKQSELDQRLAEINRFEQMLTREGVVLLKFWFHLSCKQQKARLEKLESDPLTRWRVTRADWRNYKQYDRRHDVAEHVVRHTSTAEAPWLIVDGSDERYRGLLVGQTLLDALRKRLDVAHKWQARVSTAPLPPQLDERNLLRQLVLDQPLDKKDYNKELERWQGRLALLTRSKAFCERSLVLVFEGMDAAGKGGSIRRVTAALDTRQYQVVPIAAPTEEERAQPYLWRFWRHVPRQGKAVIFDRSWYGRVLVERVEGFCSEADWMRAYEEINDFEDALIRAGAVVVKFWLAISDEEQLARFKAREVEPHKRHKITDEDWRNREKWPQYERAVCDMIDRTSTEAAPWTLIEADNKRFARIKVLRTICEQLESAFDE, encoded by the coding sequence ATGTTCGAATCCGCCGAGTTGGGACACCGGGTCGACAAGGCCGCCTATGAGGCCGAGGTGCCTGAATTGCGCACCCAGCTCCTCGATGCCCAGTTCGATCTGCTCGAATCGGCCGGTTTCGCGGTCGTGATCCTCGTCAATGGCGTCGATGCTGCCGGCAAGGGGGAAACGGTCAAGCTGCTGAACGAATGGCTCGATCCCCGCCACGTCATGACCCGCGCCTTCGACGCGCCATCGTCTGAAGAGCAGGAGCGCCCCCCGATGTGGCGTTTCTGGCGGGCCCTGCCGCCCAAGGGAAAGATCGGCGTGCTCTTCGGCAACTGGTACGAAGGGCCCATCAACGCCCGGGTCGAAAAAGACATCAAGCAAAGCGAGCTCGATCAACGCCTGGCTGAAATCAACCGCTTCGAGCAGATGCTCACGCGCGAAGGCGTGGTGTTGCTCAAGTTCTGGTTCCATCTTTCGTGCAAGCAGCAAAAGGCGCGGCTGGAAAAGCTCGAGTCCGACCCGCTGACCCGATGGCGCGTTACCAGAGCGGATTGGCGTAACTACAAGCAATATGATCGACGGCATGATGTGGCCGAGCATGTGGTGCGTCACACAAGCACCGCCGAGGCACCCTGGCTTATCGTGGATGGTTCCGACGAGCGTTATCGCGGTCTGCTCGTCGGTCAAACCCTGCTCGACGCACTCAGAAAGCGGCTCGACGTGGCGCACAAGTGGCAGGCCCGTGTCAGCACGGCGCCTTTGCCGCCGCAGCTCGATGAGCGCAATTTGCTGCGCCAGCTGGTGCTCGATCAGCCTCTGGACAAGAAGGATTACAACAAGGAACTGGAGCGCTGGCAGGGGCGCCTGGCGTTGTTGACCCGCAGCAAGGCCTTTTGCGAGCGCTCTCTGGTGCTGGTGTTCGAAGGAATGGACGCGGCCGGCAAAGGCGGTTCGATCCGGCGGGTAACCGCGGCGCTCGATACGCGGCAGTACCAGGTCGTGCCCATTGCCGCCCCGACAGAGGAAGAACGTGCGCAGCCTTATCTGTGGCGCTTCTGGCGTCATGTGCCGCGGCAGGGCAAGGCGGTGATTTTCGACCGCTCCTGGTATGGGCGCGTACTGGTCGAGCGGGTCGAGGGTTTCTGCTCGGAAGCCGACTGGATGCGCGCGTACGAGGAAATCAACGACTTTGAGGATGCCCTGATCCGGGCGGGTGCCGTGGTGGTGAAGTTCTGGCTGGCGATCAGTGACGAAGAGCAACTGGCCCGTTTCAAGGCGCGGGAAGTGGAGCCGCACAAGCGCCACAAGATCACCGACGAAGACTGGCGCAATCGCGAGAAATGGCCGCAATACGAACGTGCGGTGTGCGACATGATCGACCGGACCAGTACCGAGGCTGCACCGTGGACCCTGATCGAGGCAGACAATAAGCGATTCGCCCGCATCAAGGTGTTGCGCACGATCTGCGAACAGCTTGAATCCGCGTTCGATGAATAA